A region from the Mesorhizobium sp. J8 genome encodes:
- a CDS encoding NAD-glutamate dehydrogenase, translating to MASVKSKPKKKAVAKAEEKSARLVDHLLARAPAEDVAAYDAADLERAGELAAQAVARHRKGESVVAVEADSGVACGGRPVTVITVVNDNMPFLFDSILGEITEISGEPTLVTHPIVTVRHGKNGVVEMLGDGGKEDDEHDRLSVVHVHIPRLSADQSKNLTERLRKTLSQVRAAVVDWKRMLARLDQAISEFRYSAVPLDKKSVAEAIAFLEWLRDDNFTFLGMREFKYIGGEESGNLERAEKPGLGILSDPDVLVLRRGTEAVTTTPEIRAFLHGPEPLIVTKANAKSSVHRRIYLDYIGVKTYTSKGALAGELRIVGLFTSTAYTRSVMKIPYLRSKAETIIAKSGFNPNDHSGKALINVLESYPRDELFQVPVPILRKHATAILGLIERPRVRALVRADQFDRFVSILVFVPRDRYDSVVREKIGAYLKTVFEGRLSAYYPAFPEGGLARVHFIIGRSGGKTPKVEQSTIEAAIRDIVRTWEDALSEAAEAAGSDPALKAIAARFPESYRDTFSAAVALADAGRIARIGADNPIAIDYYRHADQKPHQAALKIYHFGSPVALSRRVPVLENIGFRVISERTFEVGDDPASKVFIHDMELENSYGKPIDLTDGGALFEDAFLSVWRGDVDNDGYNGLAQTAGLWSGEITILRAYGRYLQQAGIPQSQDFIAAALNRYPEIARGLHELFVARLGPTAEGDGAVAAKHLKAKIKDALEEVPNIDDDTIIRRYLNLIEASLRTNHFVADTKAKGQSLAIKLDSQAVEGLPAPRPWREIFVYGSEVEGVHLRFGPVARGGLRWSDRAQDYRTEVLGLVKAQQVKNAVIVPVGAKGGFYPKKLPMSAGRDAIFEAGTSAYKNFVSSLLSITDNIGVDGVIPPAGVVRRDTDDPYFVVAADKGTATFSDTANAISEKHHFWLDDAFASGGSAGYDHKKMGITAKGAWEAVKRHFREMNRDIQTSPFTVVGVGDMSGDVFGNGMLLSPQTRLIAAFDHRDIFIDPDPDMAASMAERQRMFALPRSSWQDYDKSKLSEGGVIVSRNQKSITLPAAAAAAIGLAKTTATPVEIMNAILKAPVDLLWFGGIGTYVRASGESNQDVGDRANDAIRVTALDVRAKVIGEGANLGVTQRARIEFGMNGGRCNSDAIDNSGGVNCSDVEVNIKIALASAMRKGSLARPARNKLLAEMTDEVSALVLSNNYQQTLALSLARKRGLADIAHQARFMTALEARGLLDRAVETLPSPAALAEREARGEPLTRAELGVLLAYAKIVLFSDIVASDVPDDPHFDRDLMAYFPERMAKKFAGEIRDHRLRREIIARVVANDLVNRGGPSFVNRLQESTGRTAADVVRTFTVVRDGFALPALYREIDALDNQIDGQIQLDLYQSVSRLIFMTSGWYLKNEASSAPLGQRIAELQEARKALEPKLVSLLPAFSRERIEERRHGLFKGGAPEKLAGQLALTEVAELIPDIALAARTANADIVSAAKAFFAVSDAFRIPRVEEAARSIMPPDYYDQLALSRAADTIGVARRGIAVAALTAHGTAADPVAAWLEAGGERVARIRERLQALTEGGDITVSRLSVASGLMSDLTGM from the coding sequence ATGGCCAGCGTTAAATCCAAGCCGAAGAAAAAAGCCGTCGCGAAAGCGGAGGAGAAATCGGCAAGGCTTGTCGACCATTTGCTGGCGCGGGCGCCCGCCGAGGACGTCGCGGCCTATGACGCGGCCGATCTGGAGCGCGCCGGCGAACTCGCCGCCCAAGCGGTCGCCAGGCACAGGAAGGGCGAAAGCGTCGTCGCTGTCGAGGCGGATTCGGGCGTTGCCTGCGGCGGCCGGCCGGTCACGGTCATCACCGTCGTCAACGACAACATGCCGTTCCTGTTCGATTCCATCCTCGGCGAGATCACCGAGATCAGCGGCGAGCCGACGCTGGTCACCCATCCTATCGTGACCGTACGCCACGGCAAGAACGGCGTGGTCGAGATGCTTGGCGATGGCGGCAAGGAGGATGACGAGCACGACCGGCTGAGCGTCGTCCATGTGCATATCCCGCGGCTGAGCGCCGACCAGTCGAAGAACCTCACCGAGCGGCTGCGCAAGACGCTTTCGCAGGTCCGCGCCGCCGTCGTCGACTGGAAGCGCATGCTCGCCCGCCTCGACCAGGCGATTTCCGAATTCCGCTATTCGGCCGTGCCGCTCGACAAGAAGAGCGTCGCCGAGGCGATCGCCTTTCTCGAATGGCTGCGCGACGACAACTTCACCTTCCTCGGCATGCGCGAGTTCAAATATATCGGCGGCGAGGAAAGCGGCAATCTCGAGCGCGCCGAGAAGCCCGGCCTCGGTATCCTGTCCGATCCCGATGTGCTGGTGCTGAGACGCGGCACCGAGGCGGTGACGACGACGCCGGAGATCCGCGCCTTCCTGCATGGGCCGGAGCCGCTGATCGTCACCAAGGCCAACGCCAAGTCGTCGGTGCATCGGCGCATCTATCTCGACTACATCGGCGTCAAGACCTACACGTCCAAAGGCGCGCTGGCGGGCGAATTGCGCATCGTCGGCCTGTTCACCTCGACCGCCTACACGCGCTCGGTGATGAAGATCCCCTATCTGCGCTCGAAGGCGGAGACCATCATCGCCAAGTCCGGCTTCAATCCGAACGACCATTCGGGCAAGGCGCTGATCAACGTGCTGGAGAGCTATCCGCGCGACGAGCTCTTCCAGGTTCCCGTGCCCATCCTGCGCAAACATGCCACCGCCATCCTTGGGCTCATCGAGCGGCCGCGCGTCAGGGCGCTGGTGCGCGCCGACCAGTTCGACCGTTTCGTCTCGATCCTCGTCTTCGTGCCGCGCGACCGCTATGACAGCGTCGTGCGCGAGAAGATCGGCGCGTATCTCAAGACCGTGTTCGAGGGCCGGCTGTCGGCCTATTACCCGGCCTTCCCGGAAGGCGGGCTGGCGCGCGTGCATTTCATCATCGGCCGTTCCGGCGGCAAGACGCCGAAGGTCGAGCAGTCGACGATCGAGGCGGCGATCCGCGACATCGTTCGGACCTGGGAGGATGCGCTGTCCGAAGCCGCCGAGGCGGCCGGCAGCGATCCGGCGCTGAAGGCGATCGCGGCGCGGTTCCCCGAAAGCTATCGCGATACCTTCTCCGCCGCTGTGGCGCTTGCCGATGCCGGGCGCATCGCCAGGATCGGCGCCGACAACCCGATCGCTATCGATTACTACCGCCATGCCGACCAGAAGCCGCACCAGGCGGCTTTGAAGATCTACCATTTCGGCAGCCCGGTGGCGCTGTCGCGGCGCGTGCCGGTGCTGGAGAATATCGGCTTCCGCGTCATCAGCGAGCGCACCTTCGAGGTCGGCGACGATCCCGCGAGCAAGGTCTTCATCCACGACATGGAACTGGAGAACAGCTACGGAAAACCGATCGATCTTACCGATGGCGGAGCGCTGTTCGAGGACGCGTTCCTGTCGGTCTGGCGCGGGGATGTCGACAATGACGGCTATAACGGCCTGGCGCAGACCGCCGGCCTGTGGTCGGGCGAGATCACCATCCTGCGTGCCTATGGCCGCTACCTGCAGCAGGCCGGCATTCCGCAGAGCCAGGATTTCATCGCCGCCGCGCTCAATCGCTATCCGGAGATCGCGCGGGGCCTGCATGAACTGTTCGTCGCCCGGCTCGGGCCGACGGCGGAGGGCGACGGCGCGGTCGCCGCCAAGCACCTCAAGGCCAAGATCAAGGATGCGCTGGAGGAGGTGCCCAATATCGATGACGACACCATCATCCGCCGTTATCTCAACCTGATCGAAGCCTCGCTCCGCACCAATCATTTCGTGGCCGATACGAAAGCGAAGGGGCAGTCGCTGGCGATCAAGCTCGACTCGCAGGCGGTCGAAGGACTGCCGGCGCCACGGCCCTGGCGCGAGATCTTCGTCTACGGCTCGGAGGTCGAGGGCGTGCATCTGCGCTTCGGCCCGGTGGCGCGCGGGGGGCTGCGCTGGTCGGACCGCGCCCAGGACTATCGCACGGAGGTGCTGGGACTGGTCAAGGCGCAGCAGGTCAAGAACGCGGTCATCGTGCCGGTCGGCGCCAAGGGCGGTTTCTACCCCAAGAAGCTGCCGATGAGCGCCGGGCGCGACGCCATCTTCGAGGCCGGCACGTCGGCCTACAAGAATTTCGTCTCCAGCCTGCTTTCGATCACCGACAATATCGGCGTCGACGGCGTCATCCCGCCGGCCGGCGTGGTGCGGCGCGATACCGACGATCCCTATTTCGTCGTGGCCGCCGACAAAGGCACCGCGACCTTCTCCGACACCGCCAACGCGATTTCCGAGAAGCACCATTTCTGGTTGGACGACGCCTTCGCCAGCGGCGGTTCGGCGGGCTACGACCACAAGAAGATGGGCATCACCGCCAAGGGTGCCTGGGAAGCGGTGAAGCGGCATTTCCGCGAGATGAACCGCGATATCCAGACCTCGCCCTTCACCGTCGTCGGCGTCGGCGACATGTCGGGCGACGTCTTCGGCAACGGCATGCTGTTGTCGCCGCAGACCAGGCTGATCGCCGCCTTCGACCATCGCGACATCTTCATCGACCCCGATCCCGACATGGCGGCGTCGATGGCCGAGCGCCAGCGCATGTTCGCGCTGCCGCGCTCGTCCTGGCAGGATTATGACAAGTCGAAGCTGTCGGAAGGCGGCGTCATCGTCTCGCGCAACCAGAAATCGATCACGCTGCCGGCGGCGGCCGCTGCCGCGATCGGGCTCGCCAAGACGACGGCGACGCCGGTCGAGATCATGAATGCCATCCTCAAGGCGCCGGTCGACCTTCTGTGGTTCGGCGGCATCGGCACCTATGTGCGGGCTTCCGGCGAAAGCAATCAGGATGTCGGCGACCGTGCCAACGACGCCATCCGCGTCACCGCGCTCGATGTCCGTGCGAAGGTCATCGGCGAGGGCGCCAATCTCGGCGTCACGCAGCGGGCGCGCATCGAGTTCGGCATGAACGGCGGCCGCTGCAATTCCGACGCCATCGACAATTCGGGCGGCGTCAACTGCTCCGACGTCGAGGTCAACATCAAGATCGCGCTGGCGTCGGCCATGCGCAAGGGTTCGCTGGCGCGGCCGGCGCGCAACAAGCTGCTGGCCGAAATGACCGACGAGGTGAGCGCGCTGGTGCTCTCCAACAACTACCAGCAGACGCTGGCGCTGTCGCTCGCGCGCAAGCGGGGGCTGGCCGACATCGCGCACCAGGCGCGTTTCATGACGGCGCTGGAGGCGCGCGGCCTGCTCGACCGGGCGGTCGAAACGCTGCCTTCGCCGGCGGCGCTCGCCGAACGCGAGGCGCGCGGCGAGCCGCTGACCAGGGCCGAGCTCGGCGTGTTGCTAGCCTATGCCAAGATCGTGCTGTTCTCCGACATCGTCGCCAGCGACGTGCCGGACGATCCGCATTTCGACCGCGACCTGATGGCCTATTTCCCGGAGCGCATGGCCAAGAAATTCGCCGGCGAGATCCGCGACCACCGGCTGCGCCGCGAGATCATCGCCCGCGTCGTCGCCAACGACCTCGTCAATCGCGGCGGTCCGTCCTTCGTCAACCGGCTTCAGGAATCGACGGGCCGTACGGCGGCCGATGTCGTGCGCACCTTCACCGTGGTGCGCGACGGCTTCGCGCTGCCGGCGCTCTATCGCGAGATCGACGCGCTCGACAACCAGATCGACGGCCAGATCCAGCTCGATCTTTACCAGTCGGTTAGCCGGCTTATCTTCATGACCAGCGGCTGGTATCTGAAGAATGAAGCGAGCTCCGCGCCGCTCGGCCAGCGCATCGCCGAATTGCAGGAAGCCCGCAAGGCGCTCGAGCCGAAGCTGGTGTCGCTGCTGCCGGCCTTCTCGCGCGAGCGCATCGAGGAGCGGCGGCACGGCCTGTTCAAGGGAGGCGCACCGGAAAAGCTCGCCGGTCAGCTCGCCCTGACCGAGGTGGCCGAACTGATCCCGGACATCGCGCTTGCCGCGCGCACCGCCAATGCCGACATCGTCAGCGCGGCCAAGGCCTTCTTCGCAGTCAGCGACGCCTTCCGCATCCCGCGCGTCGAGGAAGCGGCGCGCTCGATCATGCCGCCGGACTATTACGACCAGCTGGCGCTGTCGCGCGCGGCCGACACGATCGGCGTGGCGCGCCGCGGCATCGCGGTGGCGGCGCTGACCGCGCACGGGACGGCAGCGGATCCGGTCGCGGCCTGGCTCGAAGCCGGCGGCGAGCGCGTCGCGCGCATCCGCGAGCGGCTGCAGGCGCTCACCGAAGGCGGCGACATCACTGTGTCGCGGCTCTCGGTGGCGTCCGGCCTGATGAGCGACCTGACGGGGATGTGA
- a CDS encoding peroxidase-related enzyme, translated as MTDRITALDLVQAELSEATKAYFDKCREKLGLVPNVLLAYAFDEKKLRAFTDMYNDLMLGESGLSKLEREMIAVVVSSINHCFYCLTAHGAAVRQLSGEPALGEMMVMNFRAADLSDRQRVMLEFAVKLTEEPAKIVEADRAALRQAGFSDRDIWDIASTAAFFNMSNRVAAAVDMRPNPEYHAMAR; from the coding sequence ATGACTGACAGGATTACCGCGCTTGACCTTGTCCAGGCGGAGCTCAGCGAAGCGACGAAAGCCTATTTCGACAAATGCCGGGAGAAGCTCGGCCTCGTGCCCAACGTGCTTCTCGCCTACGCCTTCGACGAGAAGAAGCTGCGCGCCTTCACAGACATGTACAACGACCTGATGCTGGGCGAGTCCGGCCTGTCGAAGCTGGAGCGCGAGATGATCGCCGTGGTCGTATCCTCGATCAACCACTGCTTCTACTGCCTGACCGCCCATGGCGCGGCGGTGCGCCAGCTGTCGGGCGAGCCGGCGCTGGGCGAGATGATGGTGATGAATTTCCGCGCCGCCGACCTGTCGGACCGCCAGCGCGTCATGCTGGAATTCGCGGTCAAGCTGACCGAAGAGCCGGCTAAAATCGTCGAGGCCGACCGCGCCGCTTTGCGCCAGGCCGGCTTTTCGGATCGCGACATCTGGGACATCGCCTCGACCGCCGCCTTCTTCAACATGTCGAACCGCGTGGCCGCCGCGGTCGACATGCGGCCCAACCCCGAATATCACGCCATGGCGCGGTAG
- a CDS encoding LysE family translocator translates to MHLASLLIFAAALFVAAGSPGPSIAALVARVISKGFRDVFPFLLAMWIGEAIWLSLAVFGLAVVAQTFHYAFVVVKWIGVAYLAYLAFKMWMAPVEAKEGEMPREDSALKLFFAGMAVTLGNPKIMMFYLALLPTIIDLASVSVVGWVELTLTMAVVLVVIDLAWVLAASQARRLLKSKRAMKIANRVSATTMAGAAAAIAAR, encoded by the coding sequence ATGCATCTTGCCTCGCTGCTGATCTTCGCCGCCGCTCTTTTCGTCGCCGCCGGCTCGCCCGGTCCGTCGATCGCAGCGCTGGTGGCGCGGGTGATCTCGAAAGGGTTTCGCGATGTCTTCCCGTTCCTGCTGGCGATGTGGATCGGCGAGGCTATCTGGCTGTCGCTGGCCGTGTTCGGGCTGGCCGTGGTGGCGCAGACCTTCCACTACGCCTTCGTCGTCGTGAAGTGGATTGGCGTGGCCTACCTTGCGTACCTGGCGTTCAAGATGTGGATGGCGCCGGTCGAGGCCAAGGAAGGCGAGATGCCGCGCGAGGATTCGGCCCTGAAACTGTTCTTTGCCGGCATGGCGGTGACATTAGGCAATCCCAAGATCATGATGTTCTATCTGGCGCTGCTGCCCACCATCATCGACCTTGCCTCGGTCAGCGTTGTCGGCTGGGTCGAGCTGACGCTGACCATGGCCGTGGTCCTGGTGGTCATCGACCTTGCCTGGGTGCTGGCCGCTTCGCAGGCACGCCGGCTGCTCAAGAGCAAGCGCGCCATGAAGATCGCCAACCGCGTCAGCGCCACGACGATGGCGGGCGCCGCCGCTGCAATCGCGGCGCGCTGA
- a CDS encoding DUF1062 domain-containing protein: MSTLRVRWTIEPAIAPRPLINCNRCGGVKPYRCGEKFRVNANGKRIDIWLIYRCVDCDNSWNRTILERCNRRDIEPALLATFEGNEPALVRRHAFDAVALKGRIGRIEEFPDVTVRKDLPDGRPASATALSLELRLDAVTSLRLDRLLAGELALSRSRLQALDERRRLTVEPDGARALRKPVRDGLAVRIDLNGEADCNNILSAAYR, encoded by the coding sequence ATGTCTACCTTGCGCGTCCGCTGGACGATCGAGCCCGCAATTGCGCCACGACCTCTCATCAACTGCAACCGCTGCGGCGGCGTGAAACCTTATCGATGCGGCGAAAAATTCCGCGTCAACGCCAACGGCAAGCGCATCGACATTTGGCTGATCTATCGTTGCGTCGACTGTGACAATTCCTGGAACCGAACGATCCTGGAGCGCTGCAACCGGCGCGACATCGAGCCGGCGCTGCTTGCGACGTTCGAAGGCAACGAGCCGGCGCTGGTGCGACGCCATGCGTTTGATGCCGTGGCGCTCAAGGGCCGGATCGGCCGGATCGAGGAATTTCCCGACGTCACAGTCCGAAAAGATTTGCCGGACGGCAGGCCGGCAAGTGCGACGGCACTTTCGCTTGAACTTCGGCTCGACGCCGTGACATCCCTGCGGCTGGATCGCCTGCTTGCCGGTGAGCTCGCCCTTTCGCGATCAAGGCTTCAAGCCTTGGACGAACGAAGGCGACTGACCGTCGAACCTGACGGCGCCAGGGCCTTGCGCAAGCCGGTTCGCGATGGCTTGGCGGTGCGCATCGATCTCAACGGCGAAGCTGACTGCAACAATATCCTGTCGGCCGCGTACCGCTGA
- the typA gene encoding translational GTPase TypA produces MNLRNIAIIAHVDHGKTTLVDQLLKQSGAFRDNQRVAERAMDSNDLEKERGITILAKATSVDWKGTRINIVDTPGHADFGGEVERILSMVDSAIVLVDAAEGPMPQTKFVVGKALKVGLRPIVVINKIDRPDARHVEVVNEVFDLFAALDATDEQLDFPILYGSGRDGWVSENPEGPKDQGLAPLFDLVVRHVPAPTVHPGPFRMIGTILEANPFLGRIITGRIESGTLKPNQAVKVLHHDGTQIEAGRISKILAFRGLERQPIEEAQAGDIVAIAGLSKGTVADTFCDPAVNEPLHAQPIDPPTVTMSFLVNDSPLAGTEGDKVTSRVIRDRLLREAEGNVALKIEESAEKDSFFVSGRGELQLAVLIETMRREGFELAVSRPRVVMQKGEDGQLLEPVEEVVIDVDEEHAGVVVQKMSERKAEMVELRPSGGNRQRLVFHAPTRGLIGYQSELLTDTRGTAVMNRLFFAYEPYKGELPGRTNGVLISNEQGESVAYAMWNLEDRGPMIIDPGVKVYQGMIIGIHSRDNDLEVNVLKGKKLTNIRAAGKDEAVKLTPPIRMTLERALAWIQDDELVEVTPKTIRLRKLYLDPNERKRFEKAAKVMGAA; encoded by the coding sequence ATGAACCTCCGCAACATCGCGATCATCGCGCACGTCGACCATGGCAAAACCACGCTTGTCGACCAGCTCCTGAAACAGTCCGGCGCCTTCCGCGACAACCAGCGCGTCGCCGAGCGCGCCATGGATTCCAACGACCTCGAAAAAGAGCGCGGCATCACCATCTTGGCCAAGGCGACCTCGGTCGACTGGAAGGGCACCCGCATCAACATCGTCGACACGCCCGGACACGCCGATTTCGGCGGCGAGGTGGAACGCATCCTGTCGATGGTGGATTCCGCGATCGTGCTCGTCGACGCCGCCGAAGGCCCGATGCCGCAGACCAAGTTCGTCGTCGGCAAGGCACTGAAAGTGGGCCTGCGCCCCATCGTCGTCATCAACAAGATCGACCGTCCGGATGCCCGCCATGTCGAGGTGGTGAACGAGGTGTTCGACCTCTTCGCCGCGCTCGACGCCACCGACGAGCAGCTCGATTTCCCGATCCTCTACGGTTCGGGCCGGGATGGCTGGGTGTCGGAAAATCCAGAAGGTCCGAAGGACCAGGGTCTCGCGCCGCTGTTCGACCTCGTGGTCAGGCATGTGCCGGCGCCGACGGTCCATCCCGGCCCGTTCCGCATGATCGGCACCATTCTCGAGGCCAACCCGTTCCTCGGCCGCATCATCACCGGCCGTATCGAATCCGGCACGCTGAAGCCCAACCAGGCGGTCAAGGTCCTGCATCACGACGGCACGCAGATCGAGGCCGGGCGCATCTCGAAAATCCTCGCCTTCCGCGGCCTCGAGCGCCAGCCGATCGAGGAAGCACAGGCGGGAGACATCGTCGCCATCGCCGGCCTGTCGAAGGGCACCGTCGCCGACACGTTCTGCGACCCGGCGGTGAACGAGCCGCTGCATGCGCAGCCGATCGACCCGCCGACGGTCACCATGTCCTTCCTCGTCAATGACAGCCCGCTTGCCGGCACCGAGGGCGACAAGGTGACCAGCCGCGTCATCCGCGACCGCCTGCTGCGCGAGGCCGAAGGCAATGTCGCGCTGAAGATCGAGGAATCGGCGGAAAAAGACTCGTTCTTCGTGTCCGGCCGCGGCGAATTGCAGCTCGCGGTGCTGATCGAGACGATGCGCCGCGAGGGTTTCGAGCTTGCCGTTTCGCGTCCGCGCGTCGTCATGCAGAAGGGCGAGGACGGCCAGCTGCTCGAGCCGGTCGAGGAGGTCGTCATCGACGTCGACGAGGAGCATGCCGGCGTCGTCGTGCAGAAGATGTCGGAGCGCAAGGCCGAGATGGTCGAGCTGCGTCCTTCCGGCGGCAACCGCCAACGTCTTGTCTTCCATGCGCCGACGCGCGGCCTGATCGGCTACCAGTCGGAGCTGTTGACCGACACGCGCGGCACCGCGGTGATGAACCGGCTGTTCTTCGCCTATGAGCCTTACAAGGGCGAGTTGCCGGGCCGCACCAATGGCGTGCTGATCTCCAACGAGCAGGGCGAATCCGTCGCCTACGCCATGTGGAACCTGGAAGACCGCGGCCCGATGATCATCGATCCGGGCGTCAAGGTCTATCAGGGCATGATCATCGGCATCCACTCCAGAGACAACGACCTGGAGGTGAACGTGCTCAAGGGCAAGAAGCTCACCAACATCCGCGCCGCCGGCAAGGACGAGGCGGTGAAGCTGACCCCGCCGATCCGCATGACGCTGGAGCGGGCGCTGGCCTGGATCCAGGACGACGAGCTGGTCGAGGTGACGCCGAAGACCATCCGGCTCAGGAAGCTCTATCTCGACCCGAACGAACGCAAGCGTTTCGAGAAGGCCGCCAAGGTGATGGGCGCGGCGTAG
- a CDS encoding alkaline phosphatase D family protein, translated as MNKLSLTRRAFVTSASAFGLVGASGLALPYYSRANQRPAFTHGVQSGDVDATSGMVWTRTDRPARVMYEVSTTESFANATRLAPLDTSPASDYTVKRLLTDLASDQDIFYRMTAADLSDINAVSEPIVGRFRTAPSSKRDVRFAWSGDTAGQGWGIDETGMKTYSTIAKHTPDFFLHSGDTIYADGALKDEVDLPGGGKWKNVVMLDGKRKVAETLDEYRDQWKYNMMDKHVLALSAICPTFYQWDDHEVLNNWSDSKDLSKDDRYKEKSIHVLAARAARAFHEMTTIRYEPAEPGRVYRKISHGPLLDVFFLDMRSYRGPNGANLDETLTPKSRMIGEEQSKWLKRELANSRATWKIIAADMPLSLVVWDDAAKKVGFEAVSNNDNGKPKGRELEFADVLRFIKNAGITNTVWLTADVHYTAAHYYNPDKAQFQDFNPFWEFVSGPIHAGTFGPNDLDMTFGPELKFIKAPTAEQGQNLPPSAGLQFFGLVDISGATEQLTVRLMDRDDNELYKVTLDPVRSA; from the coding sequence ATGAACAAGCTCTCATTGACCCGCCGCGCTTTCGTCACCTCGGCCAGCGCCTTCGGCCTTGTCGGCGCCTCCGGTCTGGCGCTGCCCTATTATTCCCGCGCCAATCAGCGCCCAGCCTTCACGCATGGCGTCCAGTCCGGCGACGTCGACGCGACGTCCGGCATGGTGTGGACCCGCACCGACAGGCCCGCGCGCGTGATGTATGAAGTGTCGACCACCGAAAGCTTCGCCAATGCCACGCGGCTGGCTCCGCTCGATACCTCGCCGGCCAGCGACTATACGGTGAAGCGGCTGCTGACCGATCTCGCCTCGGACCAGGACATCTTCTACCGCATGACTGCCGCCGACCTCTCCGACATCAATGCCGTCTCCGAGCCGATCGTCGGCCGCTTCCGCACCGCGCCGTCGTCGAAGCGCGACGTGCGCTTCGCCTGGTCGGGCGATACCGCCGGCCAGGGCTGGGGCATCGACGAGACCGGCATGAAGACCTACTCGACCATCGCCAAGCACACGCCGGACTTCTTCCTGCATTCGGGCGATACGATCTATGCCGACGGCGCGCTGAAGGACGAGGTCGACCTGCCCGGCGGCGGCAAGTGGAAGAACGTCGTCATGCTCGACGGCAAGCGCAAGGTCGCCGAGACGCTGGACGAATACCGCGACCAGTGGAAGTACAACATGATGGACAAGCATGTGCTTGCCCTCTCCGCCATCTGCCCGACCTTCTACCAGTGGGACGACCACGAGGTGCTGAACAACTGGTCGGACTCGAAGGACCTCAGCAAGGACGACCGGTACAAAGAGAAATCCATCCATGTGCTGGCGGCACGCGCCGCGCGCGCTTTCCATGAGATGACCACCATCCGCTACGAGCCGGCCGAGCCGGGCCGCGTCTACCGCAAGATCTCACACGGGCCGCTGCTCGACGTGTTCTTCCTCGACATGCGCTCCTATCGCGGCCCCAACGGCGCCAATCTGGACGAAACGCTGACGCCGAAGTCGCGCATGATCGGCGAGGAGCAGTCCAAATGGCTGAAGCGCGAGCTGGCCAATTCCAGGGCGACCTGGAAGATCATCGCCGCCGATATGCCGCTCAGCCTGGTCGTCTGGGACGACGCGGCAAAGAAGGTCGGCTTCGAGGCGGTGTCGAACAACGACAACGGCAAGCCGAAGGGCCGCGAGCTTGAATTCGCCGATGTGCTGCGCTTCATCAAGAATGCCGGCATCACCAACACGGTTTGGCTCACCGCCGACGTGCATTACACTGCGGCGCATTACTACAATCCCGACAAGGCGCAGTTCCAGGATTTCAACCCGTTCTGGGAATTCGTCTCAGGCCCGATCCATGCCGGCACGTTCGGCCCCAACGACCTCGACATGACCTTTGGGCCCGAGCTGAAGTTCATCAAGGCGCCGACCGCCGAGCAGGGTCAGAACCTGCCGCCGTCGGCCGGCCTGCAGTTCTTCGGGCTGGTCGACATTTCCGGCGCGACCGAGCAGCTCACGGTGCGGCTGATGGATCGCGACGACAATGAGCTTTACAAGGTGACGTTGGATCCGGTGCGGTCGGCTTGA